The nucleotide sequence CTGGCCTGTGGCGGTGACCGCGACGCCACCGAGCGCCGGATGTTCGCTGCGCGCGTGGTCATCCTGCTGCTGCCGTCCGCCGTCATCCTGGCCTCGTACGGCGCCGTGGCCCGCGCCATCTGCGGCATGCGGTCCCGGGGCGGCCGCAGCAAAGCGCTGGGCACGTGCGGGTCCCACCTGACCGCCGTCTGCCTCTTCTACGGCTCGGCCATCTACACCTACCTACAGCCCACGCGCCGCTACGACCAGGGCCGGGGCAAGTTCGTTTCGCTCTTCTACACCGTGGTCACCCCGGCCCTCAACCCGCTCATCTACACCCTCAGGAACAAGGAAGTGAAGGGGGCAGCCAGGAAGCTCCTGCGcagtgtggggagagggcaggctgGACGGTGagtgcggggcgggggcgggaggaagGGGTGAGCCCCGGGCCACGGATGGGAATGTCCATTGGGAAGGCAGCGAGCCCTCGGCCTGTCCGTTTCCCTGTGAGAATCGGCAAGATGTGTCCTCAGGGAGTCTGAGGTCCGTGGGGAGAACCCattctccgccccccccccccaaatgttcCTCTGCTTCAGGGCAAATCCCGCTATGCTGCATATACAGGTTCAGGGAGGGGAAGTGGCCTTCTGGCTCTCTCTTAAGCTCATGAAGAGAGAAGGCATGATTTCGAGAGGACCTTCCCCGTCCTCAGAGGTCCAGTGACAATGCCCGGAGAGTCCACACGCTGGTAACATCCTGTACGGCAGGACAACTAACGTTCCCTCTCCCCCAGTCTGATGGCGCACACCGTGAAGACCCCACAGTGTCTGACCTCAGGAGTCCCCCAAGTTGACAGAGCAATCCCAGACTCTACCCTGCCAGAGACCCATCCAAAACAAGGAGCCGCAGTTGCTCGTCCAGGGAAATCAGTCCAACCTAATGCCCACCTAACCGGGTCACTAGTGCCACCAAGAGCACTGGAGCCCAAAGCAGAACAAGGAATTCCCCTAAGTAGGGGTGGTGCTGCTGGGATTCAGCTGGGATCTCTTCTGCACAAGGTGGTTCTTGAGCAAGTTTAGAGAGCAGAAGGGACAAGGCATGTCTAAGATGGTGCGAAAAATGTGTTCTTGACGAGTCATGAGACACAGAGGGACAGTGACAAAGGAGTGAGTGAGGAAGATACAGGAAGATCCACATTCCCGAGGGAGGAGCAGACACAGAGGTGGGGGGTGCAGGAGGGAGCCAGGAAAAGGCTCTGTCAGCCAGGAACTGGGCACAGCCTCGGGAGTCATCCAGAGACCAACTGAGAGCCCCCACCTGAAAGATGCCCCCACCCCAGAGAAGACCTGCCAGACCCAAACGCAGGCAGGACAGAGACGGCTCCACGACCACACCTCccccagggacccccccccccccccgagaacAAAATCTCTGAGTCCCCAGGGGAGGTGTCTTCCCACGCGCACCATCATCTCCAGAAATAAGAACAGCTGAACTCAGAGTGGGGCGTAGAGCGTAAGATGGCGCACCGTGCCGGGGATCATTTCCTGCCAAACAACGTTAAATAAGGACAGAGAAGACAGTTTAGTTGAATTTCTAAATTGTTTATTACTTAGATTGTAATCATACCAGAGGAATTATCACACTTCAATCTAAATCCTTTCACTGTTCTCTACAAGcagaaattcaatttaattcaacATATTGAGTGATATTACAGATGAAATATGCCGGTGGGAACACAGGAGTTAGGGGAACATGGATCCCAACGTGGAACTTACTATCCTGTCAGACGGAAGAAAGaggaatttttctaaaaatcagagGGACGAGGGAAAGGATTGAATTCCAAGCTGGCTTTGATGCTGTCTCTACTGtgccttaaaatattattttctgttttcagtaatACACACAAGCAGACAGCTAATCAACTGTGTTCGATCAAAAAATCATGGAGTTAGAAACTTTTCTGCAGTCTTCCTTCCCACTTCACCCCTAactttccatctttctctttcttgttaaTTTGGGGAAATCATCAAAGGATGTGGGGGGAGTGAGAGCTATCAGCAGGCTCACCCCCCAATGCAGTAGTCTGCCAGCCAGAGTGAAGCGCCCCGTCTGATGCCGTAATCCGCCATGGTCTTCCCGTCTTCCAGCCTCTTGCCGTTGCAAGTCACAATCTGTTGCTCAGGCGCGATCGCGGTCTTGGTCTCGATCATCTGTTTCACCTGGGCCACTGAGCTGGACCTTCGCACCTGGAGGAGGTGCCTCTGCCCCCCATCACATGACTGCACCAGAGTCACGGGCAGCTCCTCATCACTGGGCATCACCACCTTCAGAGTGAGGTGGATGGTCGTCTCCTTGTCAATGCCGTAAGACGACAGCCTCCTCTGGGGCTTCAGCATCTTGGAGCCCAGCAACAGGACCTGGTCCTGCACAGGAATCTTGGTCTTAGCCCGGACGTGTTCTTTGATCTTCCTCACTGTGTCATCCGAGTTAGCAGCGAAGGTCATTGATGTCCTTCCCTCAGAAGAGACCGTCACCTGGACAAGGAAGGCCAAGAGACCGCAAATCAAGGTGCCTGGAACGTCTGCCACCTTGACACCACTGTCCCCTCCTTGCCCGGCCccgccctccctgcctgcctggtcCTCCAGCTCCTATACAACaggctctgtccctcccttttGTGGAACTTCTCTTTGGGAATCTCAAGCTTTTAACGCAGGAAAATCATCGTTTTCCTTTACAGCCATGCCTCTCATTTATCCCAGCATCGTCCGTGACTTTCCACATTTCGCATGCCTCCGATCCAGATAGAGGTTGTCAAATGCCAAAAACTAAATCCAATTACAGAGCACGCACAGTTATGTACTGGACGCTAAAAACAGCTCCCAAAGAGAATTATCGGCTCGTCAGCTCATGGGACGCTCATCACTGCCCTCCAAGACTACTTCAGAAGGAAACCCTGGACAGGACACATACTCTCCGTACTCCGGGTTTCTTTCTTACTGTCCTGTGGCCGTGTAATGACTCACACGTTATGGTGACACTGTGTTCAGTGTGACTTGTTCCCCTGGACTTCCTGCGTGTTTCTATCTACCTATTGCAGAATATGGTCTCCTGCAGCTAAACCAGGGCCTCACTCACAGAAGGTAGGGCCAGATCGAGGTCTTCCTTCCATAGTCTGAAGCTGGCCAGTGCACCCTGTGTTGTCGCTGGAAGCCTGGCAGGGCCTCCGTCCTGCTCTATTCAAAACTATCTTTGCAGTCACAGACATTTCCTCACAGGACCAACGCCCCTCTGTGCTAAGCAGCCCCCCGATGCCAGCCCACATGTACTGCACGCGCTCCTCAAAGGCTCACGGATCTGGTCATTAACACCTTAGAGTGAAGGAGTTTTGTGTACCTCTCTTTTGGGAGAAGGTGTTGAAGAGCCCAGGGACCCTAAtcaaaaggaggagaaaaggccCCAGAAAATATTTCCATAGGTTCAGATCCAGCCCTGTGGTCCCAAAGcccactccctcttcccaccATCCTCCCCTAACAGGGCCCAGTCGGGCCTGACACAGAAGAGCCCTGAGGAGCCAAACGAGGCGCTTCTCTTCCCAGAACCTTCCTTCAGCTTCTATAGCGATCAGAGCCTGTCTCAGCCCCTGCAGGACGCCTTCCCAATcactctgcccccacctccccgagCTCTGTCCCTCGTGGACTCCTGAAATCACTCCCCAACCCTTGGCGGTGCTTCCCTCTCCGCATCCCCACTTCTCAACCCCGGCTTACATGGAGGCAGGAAGTACCAGACGCCATGTCCACAGCCAACAGAGCAGACTCAGGAGGCTGAGGAATAGGACTGGCGCCCAGCTTATGTACGAGCTGAGCTGGAAATCCCCTGCCTGAGCCACTGTGCCCACGCCCTTTGTTCTCCCACGAtgtcatgtattttctttcactttcgcTTGGACAGAGTCATACACACAGAGAATACTCTCTGATCAAAACATTCCTCCCATCCATTCTACCCGCCCTCCTCTTCCAAACATAGGATGGTCCTTCTCTCTGGAGAACGTCCCCACTTAACAACTCACCACTCCCAGTCATGACTTATGACTGCCCAGCCTACAGCCTCACCCACTTCAAGACCTTTACTACTTGATGGTCCTCTCCTGCTGCTTTTGAGAACCTGCCCCATGCATCACTCAGGGGCCTTGTTGAGAGCAAGGGTGCCCAGGGGAGGATGTAGAGTCCAGGAGAAACGATCTGACCATGAGCAGCCTGTTCACACCagccaggcagagtgggaggcccAGGAGAGGATGTAGAGTCCGTGAGGAGTGAAGAGGCCGTGATCACCTGTTCACACCAGCTGGGAAGAGTGGGCAGCCAAGGAGAAGACACAGGGGTCCATGGGGGTGATGAGACCGTGATCAGCTGGTTCACACCagccaggcagagtgggaggccaAGGAGAAGACATAGGAGTCCATGAGAGTTGATAAGACCGTGATCACCCTGTTCAAGCCAGCTGGGGAGAGTGGGAGGCCCAGGAGAAGACGTACAGTCTGTGAGGAGTCATGAGACCATGATTAGCCCGTTCACATCAGCCGGGCAGAGTGTGAGGCtcaggagaggaggtgggagtaCATGAGGAGTGATGAGACCGTGACCAGACTGTTCACACCAGTTGGGCAGAGTGGGA is from Mustela erminea isolate mMusErm1 chromosome 4, mMusErm1.Pri, whole genome shotgun sequence and encodes:
- the LOC116589267 gene encoding ubiquitin D-like isoform X3; the encoded protein is MASGTSCLHVTVSSEGRTSMTFAANSDDTVRKIKEHVRAKTKIPVQDQVLLLGSKMLKPQRRLSSYGIDKETTIHLTLKVVMPSDEELPVTLVQSCDGGQRHLLQVRRSSSVAQVKQMIETKTAIAPEQQIVTCNGKRLEDGKTMADYGIRRGASLWLADYCIGG
- the LOC116589267 gene encoding ubiquitin D-like isoform X2 yields the protein MANILPGGSGKRVSEATCLHSRDHFQGLTGAQNRTGLWRSSTTVKRRPGCRGRRGGTRGRVVFLLVTVSSEGRTSMTFAANSDDTVRKIKEHVRAKTKIPVQDQVLLLGSKMLKPQRRLSSYGIDKETTIHLTLKVVMPSDEELPVTLVQSCDGGQRHLLQVRRSSSVAQVKQMIETKTAIAPEQQIVTCNGKRLEDGKTMADYGIRRGASLWLADYCIGG
- the LOC116589475 gene encoding putative olfactory receptor 2I1, with the translated sequence MKPPSKHSGSFLPQANHSTGERFLLLGFSDWPALQPGLFVLVLLCYLLTLAGNSTLVLLAVRDPRLHTPMYYFLGHLALVDAGFTTSVAPALLASLCGAELWLPRAGCLAQLCTSLALGSVECLLLAVMALDRAAAVVHPLRHAELASPRRCRALACASWLGGLANSAAQSALLAARPLCAPRRLDHFICELPALLQLACGGDRDATERRMFAARVVILLLPSAVILASYGAVARAICGMRSRGGRSKALGTCGSHLTAVCLFYGSAIYTYLQPTRRYDQGRGKFVSLFYTVVTPALNPLIYTLRNKEVKGAARKLLRSVGRGQAGRLMAHTVKTPQCLTSGVPQVDRAIPDSTLPETHPKQGAAVARPGKSVQPNAHLTGSLVPPRALEPKAEQGIPLSRGGAAGIQLGSLLHKVVLEQV